A genomic stretch from Bosea sp. F3-2 includes:
- the radA gene encoding DNA repair protein RadA has translation MAKRSPTYHCQACGAVYHRWQGKCDACGTWSSLVEDAQVAPVPGGGRPSSSGRARGRVFALETLKGETQDAPRIVSGIGELDRVTGGGFVPGSVLLIGGDPGIGKSTLLMQACAALANSGRRVVYVSGEESTGQVRLRAERMGLAEAPVDLAAETNVEDIVATLGQGQRPALVVIDSIQTMWSGEVESAPGTVTQVRGSAQALIRYAKTSGVCLILVGHVTKDGQIAGPRVVEHMVDAVLSFEGEGAHAFRILRGQKNRFGATDEIGVFEMTGMGLSEVTNPSALFLAGRDQPAPGAAVFAGIEGTRPVLVEIQALVAPTALGTPRRAVVGWENSRLAMVLAVLETHGGLRLGQHDVYLNVAGGLRVNEPAADIAVAAALVSSLSGATLPPQGVYFGEIALSGAIRPVSVTAARLREAAKLGFEAALMPAGGADHGDGGGLNLRRFGHVTELVADIAARAPRRDVK, from the coding sequence ATGGCCAAGCGCAGCCCGACCTATCACTGCCAGGCCTGCGGCGCGGTCTATCATCGCTGGCAGGGCAAGTGCGATGCCTGCGGGACATGGTCCTCCCTGGTCGAGGATGCGCAGGTCGCGCCCGTTCCCGGTGGCGGCCGGCCCTCGTCAAGCGGGCGGGCGCGCGGCCGTGTCTTCGCGCTGGAAACGCTGAAGGGCGAGACGCAGGATGCCCCGCGCATCGTCTCCGGCATCGGCGAGCTCGATCGCGTCACCGGCGGCGGCTTCGTTCCGGGCTCGGTGCTGCTGATTGGCGGCGATCCCGGCATCGGTAAGTCGACGCTGCTCATGCAGGCCTGCGCCGCGCTCGCCAATTCCGGCAGGCGCGTTGTCTATGTCTCGGGCGAGGAATCGACCGGGCAGGTCCGGCTGCGCGCCGAGCGCATGGGGCTGGCGGAGGCGCCGGTCGATCTCGCGGCGGAGACCAATGTCGAGGACATCGTCGCGACGCTCGGCCAGGGCCAGCGCCCTGCCCTTGTCGTGATCGACTCGATCCAGACCATGTGGTCGGGCGAGGTCGAAAGCGCGCCGGGCACGGTGACGCAGGTGCGCGGCTCGGCGCAGGCGCTGATCCGCTACGCCAAGACCAGCGGCGTCTGCCTGATCCTCGTCGGCCACGTCACCAAGGACGGGCAGATCGCCGGCCCGCGCGTGGTCGAGCACATGGTCGATGCCGTGCTCTCCTTCGAGGGCGAAGGCGCCCATGCCTTCCGCATCCTGCGCGGCCAGAAGAACCGCTTCGGCGCGACCGACGAGATCGGCGTCTTCGAGATGACCGGCATGGGCCTGTCGGAGGTCACCAATCCCTCCGCGCTCTTCCTCGCGGGACGCGACCAGCCGGCGCCGGGCGCGGCGGTCTTCGCCGGCATCGAAGGCACGCGGCCGGTGCTGGTCGAGATCCAGGCGCTGGTCGCCCCGACCGCGCTCGGCACGCCGCGGCGCGCCGTGGTCGGCTGGGAGAACAGCCGGCTCGCCATGGTGCTCGCCGTGCTCGAAACGCATGGCGGCCTGCGGCTCGGGCAGCACGACGTCTATCTCAACGTCGCGGGGGGACTGCGAGTCAACGAGCCGGCGGCCGACATCGCAGTCGCGGCCGCGCTGGTGTCCTCACTCAGCGGCGCGACCCTGCCGCCGCAAGGGGTTTATTTCGGCGAGATCGCGCTTTCGGGCGCGATTCGGCCGGTGTCGGTCACGGCGGCGCGCCTGCGCGAGGCGGCCAAGCTCGGCTTCGAGGCCGCACTGATGCCCGCAGGCG
- a CDS encoding replicative DNA helicase, producing the protein MATATALVARLDNREAEYRVQPHNIEAEQALLGAILVNNDAFYRVSDFLLADHFFEPIHQRVFELTASLIRAGKIATPITLKTFVNDLDLGEITPSQYLARLAAEATTVINAGDYGRTIYDLAVRRQLIGVGEDLVNVAYDAPVEMAPREQIEEAERKLYELAEKGRYEGGFQKFDGALRLAIDMAASAYQRAGGLSGISTGLRDVDQRMGGLQRSDLLVLAGRPAMGKTSLATNIAFNIAKAWRGERQEDGTIKSVDGGIVGFFSLEMSADQLATRIVAEQSSISSYKIRQGRITEGDFARLTDVAAQIEKLPLYIDQTGGISIAQLMARARRLKRQKGLDVLFIDYLQLLSGSAKSGQNRVQELTEITTSLKALAKELNVPIIALSQLSRQVESRDDKRPQLSDLRESGSIEQDADVVMFVYREEYYLKGKEPRPGTEEHNKWQIEMEAAHGVAELIIGKQRHGPTGAVALQFDADVTRFSDRADDLRLPDRE; encoded by the coding sequence ATGGCCACCGCTACAGCCCTCGTCGCCCGCCTCGACAACCGTGAGGCGGAGTATCGCGTCCAGCCTCACAACATCGAGGCTGAGCAGGCGCTGCTGGGTGCGATCCTGGTCAACAACGACGCCTTCTATCGCGTCTCCGACTTCCTGCTGGCGGATCATTTCTTCGAGCCGATCCACCAGCGCGTCTTCGAGCTGACGGCGAGCCTGATCCGGGCCGGCAAGATTGCGACGCCGATCACGCTCAAGACCTTCGTCAACGACCTCGACCTCGGCGAGATCACGCCGAGCCAGTATCTCGCCCGGCTCGCCGCGGAGGCGACGACCGTCATCAACGCCGGCGACTACGGCCGCACGATCTATGACCTCGCGGTGCGCCGCCAGCTCATTGGCGTCGGCGAGGACCTCGTCAACGTCGCCTATGACGCTCCCGTCGAGATGGCGCCGCGCGAGCAGATCGAGGAAGCCGAACGCAAGCTCTACGAACTCGCGGAAAAGGGCCGCTACGAAGGCGGCTTCCAGAAGTTCGACGGGGCACTTCGCCTCGCCATCGATATGGCCGCAAGCGCCTATCAACGCGCCGGCGGTCTTTCCGGCATCTCGACGGGCCTGCGCGACGTCGACCAGCGTATGGGCGGCCTGCAGCGCTCCGACCTGCTCGTGCTCGCCGGCCGCCCCGCCATGGGGAAGACTTCGCTCGCGACCAATATCGCCTTCAACATCGCCAAGGCCTGGCGCGGCGAGCGGCAGGAGGACGGCACGATCAAGTCCGTCGATGGCGGCATCGTCGGTTTCTTCTCGCTCGAAATGTCGGCCGACCAGCTCGCGACCCGTATCGTCGCCGAGCAATCGAGCATCTCCTCCTACAAGATCAGGCAGGGGCGCATCACCGAGGGCGACTTCGCCCGGCTCACCGACGTCGCCGCACAGATCGAGAAGCTGCCGCTCTATATCGACCAGACCGGCGGCATCTCGATCGCGCAGCTGATGGCGCGCGCCCGACGCCTCAAGCGCCAGAAGGGGCTCGACGTCCTCTTCATCGACTACCTCCAGCTCCTCTCCGGCTCGGCCAAGAGCGGGCAGAACCGCGTGCAGGAGCTGACCGAGATCACCACCAGCCTGAAAGCACTGGCCAAGGAGCTCAACGTTCCGATCATCGCGCTCTCCCAGCTCTCGCGTCAGGTCGAGAGCCGCGACGACAAGCGCCCGCAGCTCTCGGACCTGCGCGAATCGGGCTCGATCGAGCAGGACGCCGACGTGGTGATGTTCGTCTATCGAGAAGAGTATTATCTCAAGGGCAAGGAGCCGCGTCCCGGCACCGAAGAGCACAACAAGTGGCAGATCGAGATGGAAGCCGCCCACGGCGTCGCCGAGCTGATCATCGGCAAGCAGCGTCACGGCCCGACCGGAGCGGTCGCCCTGCAGTTCGACGCCGACGTGACGCGCTTCTCCGACCGCGCCGACGACCTCCGCCTCCCGGACCGTGAATGA
- the rplI gene encoding 50S ribosomal protein L9: MEVILLERVAKLGQMGDIVRVRDGFGRNYLLARGKALRATEDNKKRFESQKLELETRNLELKSEADSVAERLNGQSVTILRQSGESGVLYGSVSTRDIADALTKDGFNVSRGQVTLNHPIKTLGLHTVPVVLHPEVAVTITVNVARSAEEAHRQAAGENVTAREEFDLDDLGLEVGAALAEAGDDER, encoded by the coding sequence ATGGAAGTGATCCTGCTCGAGCGCGTCGCCAAGCTCGGCCAGATGGGCGACATCGTCCGCGTCCGCGACGGCTTCGGCCGTAACTACCTGCTCGCCCGCGGCAAGGCGCTGCGCGCCACCGAGGACAACAAGAAGCGCTTCGAGAGCCAGAAGCTCGAGCTCGAGACCCGCAACCTCGAGCTGAAGTCCGAGGCCGATTCGGTCGCCGAGCGCCTCAATGGCCAGAGCGTCACCATCCTGCGCCAGTCGGGCGAGTCCGGCGTGCTCTACGGCTCGGTCTCGACCCGCGACATCGCCGATGCGCTGACCAAGGACGGCTTCAATGTCTCGCGCGGCCAGGTGACGCTGAACCATCCGATCAAGACGCTGGGCCTGCACACCGTCCCGGTCGTGCTGCACCCGGAAGTCGCGGTCACGATCACCGTCAACGTCGCCCGCTCGGCTGAAGAGGCTCACCGTCAGGCCGCCGGCGAGAACGTCACCGCCCGCGAGGAGTTCGATCTGGACGACCTCGGCCTCGAGGTCGGCGCGGCGCTGGCCGAGGCCGGCGACGACGAGCGCTGA